GGCTGATGTATCTGAATGTCTATTCAGACGACCACATATTCTTCAGCGAAACAAGAGCGTTCATGGCACTCATCATGGGTGCCACGATGGCAATCGTGATGCTTGCTTTCATGTGGAAGATGTATCCGAACAAAGGAGTCAACGTAGGAATCCTTATCGGAAGCCTAGTGGTATTTCTTGGTGCGCTATGGCTGGTGCGCAGCCAGGCGACGGTGGGCGACGTGGCCTATATGCGCGCCATGATCCCCCACCACTCCATTGCCATCCTGACCAGCGAACGCGCCAACATTACCGACCCGCGGGTTCGCAAGCTCGCCGACGGGATCATCGCTGCACAGAAAAAGGAAATTGGCGAAATGAAGGAATACATCCGGGATCTGGAGCGAAAGAACTGAGAGGCCAGGCGTCGTGCAGTGTGCCGACACAATGTTCATGCCGGCATTCCGTCATGCTGCTAGTGTGCTTTGCCTTAATGCTCCGCATGCCCCGAGGGTTTGCGCACCTGCAGCTCGACGTCGGGCTTGCTGGTGGCCGGCATCAGGCTGCGTCCAGCATCGCTGCTGCGTGCAGGCTCAGGCAACTGACCAGTCCATTCGTAGGCGACCGTACCCGCCGGATGCTTGTACCAGCCCGGGTCGCTGTAGTCGCCACGCTTCTGGTCCTTGCGCACCTTCAGCACGGTGAACATGCCGCCCATCTCGACGCCGCCGAATGGCCCGTCGCCAGTCATCATCGGCAGAGTGTTTTCCGGGATCGGCATTTCCATGCCTCCCATCGAGCCGCCCTTGTCGCCCATGACCATGTAATCCGGCACGATCTTGTTGATCTTCTCGGCAATGCCTCGGTGGTCAACGCCAATCAGCGTCGGCACGTTGTGGCCCATCGCATTCATTGTGTGATGTGACTTGTGGCAGTGGAAGGCCCAGTCACCCGGGTCGGTGGCGATGAACTCGATCGCCCGCATCTGGCCGACGGCGACGTCCGTGGTCACCTCCGGCCAGCGCGAGCCGGGCGGGGTCCAGCCGCCATCGGTGCCGGTCACCTCGAACTCATGACCGTGAACATGGATCGGGTGGTTCGTCATCGTCAGGTTGCCGACACGGATGCGCACACGGTCGCCTTGCCGTACCGGCATCGTGTCGATACCCGGGAAAACCCGGCTGTTGAAGGTCCAGAGGTTATGGTCGAGCATCGTGTTGACCTTCGGCGTATAGCTGCCCGGTTCGATGTCGTAGGCGCTGAGCAGGAACACGAAGTCGCGGTCGACGGCAAACCGCCCGATGTCCTTCGGGTGCGTCACCCAGAATCCCATCATGCCCATCGCCATCTGGGTCATCTCGTCGGCATGGGGGTGGTACATGAAGGTACCCGGGCGCTTCGCCACGAACTCGTAGACGAAGGTCTTGCCCGGCGCGATACCCGGCTGGGTGAGACCGGTCACGCCATCCATGCCGTTCGGCAGGCGCTGGCCGTGCCAGTGCACGCTGGTGTGCTCGGGGAGTTTATTGGTCACGAAAATACGCACCCGGTCACCCTCGACGACCTCGATGGTCGGGCCCGGGGACTGGCCGTTGTAGCCCCACAAGTTGACCTTCATACCGGGAGCGAACTCGCGCACCACCGGTTCGGCAACCAGGTGGAACTCCTTTACGCCGTTGTTCATCCGCCAGGGCAGGGACCAGCCGTTCAGGGTCACGACCGGGTTGAACGGACGCCCGGTGGCGGGTGGCGGCGGCACATGGGTCTTTGCATTGTCCATGACCATCGCTTCGGGCAGCGATGCTGCGCCCACACGGCTGACTGCGGCAGTGCTTACCGCGACGGCGCCGGCGCCTTTGAAAAAATCTCGACGGGAAATCATTGTGCTGTCCTTGAATCAGTATTGCCGCCTGCATTCATGGCGGTCTGAAGATTGGTGTCGGCGATCCAGAAATCGCGCTGCGCCGCGATGGAGGCGTTGACGGCCGCAAGCTGTTCGCGCGATTCGGCAAGCAATTCGAAGGTGCTCGCCAACATGCCGTTGTAGCGGAGCAGCACCTCGTCGGCGATCTGCTTGCGCAGGGGGACGACCCCGTCACGATAGTGGCGGGCGATGTCGTAGGCGGTGCGATAGCTCGCATAGGCCTGGCGCACTTCGGAGCGCGCTTTCACGGCGATGTCGCCGGTACGGTGGACCGCCTGCATGTACCTTGCCTGTGCCCGCGCCACGCGCGCGCCGCCCCAGTCGAACAGCGGCAACTCGAGCGATACCTCGTAGCCGTTCTCGCGCGGCGCGCCGGTCGTGCTTTTGTTGGCGTAACCCGCATCGAACACATTGATGAAGCCGGTCGTCTTGGTCAGGCCGAGCGCCTGTGCCGTCGCCTGCGCATCCTGACGCGCGATGAGGACGTCGAGCCGCTGCAACAGTGCGGTCGCTTCGGCATTGGCCGGCTGGTCTGGCTGGGCGGGAAGATCGGGAAGTCGGTCCGGCAGGGTGAATGCGAGGGAAGGGCCCCACAGGCCCAGCAGGCGGACCAGTTCCTCGCGTGCGGTCGTGGCTTGCAGGCGGGATTGCGCCTGCTGGGTCAAGGCGTCCTGGTAGAAGGCGCGCTCACGCGCGGCGTCGAGGGTGCTCCAGTTGCCCGTGGCGCGCATGCGCGCGGCAAGCTCGGCTGCCGCCTCGGCCGATCCGCGTACCTTTTCCGCGAAGGCGGCTGCCTGCGCCGCGGCCACGGCCGAGTAATACGCCTTGCGCGTGTCGGCCGCCAGGTTCACAGCCTGCATTGCCGCCTGCAGCTTGGCTTGTTCGAAGCGCCGACGTTCGATGCGGGTGCGGGCCGGCAGGGTCACGAGCGCTGCCAGGTCGAAGGACAGCCCCCGGTCGATTTCGGTCTCGCCACCCCCGCGTACCCGACCAAAGCTGAAGCCCGGGTTCGGCAGACGCCCAGCCTGGACGAAGTCCACTTCGGCGATCGCGAGCTCGGCGAAGAACGCCTGCAGGCCCTGGTTGTTGAGCAGGGCAATGCGCACCGCAGCGTCGGCGGTGAGCGGTTTGGAGAGCAGGGCGGTCACTTCGGCCCGCGAGTCCTGGTCCCGCTTCAACGGTGCCGGCTGGGCGATGCGTTCCTGCGTCATCCGGACGACATCATCGAGTCCGCCATCTTGGGAAAAGCTCGCGCAGCCTGCGAGCAGCGCGGCGCTGACCGCTACGGCCAATCGACGCAGGCCAGGTCGTACAGGTGAGTTCATTGGTGCGCTCCTTCGTGTTCGTGCTTGCCGTGCATGTGTTCTGGCGTGGAGACCTTCTGGGATACGCCAGCAGTGGACTGTTCGCCCGATACGGAAGCTTCTGCTTCCTCGCCGAGGACGACGCGGTTAGCGCGAGCCCAGCGTTTATCGGGCGCTTGCGGCGCTTCCTTCGACGCGACGACATCGGCGAAGACGGATTGGTACTGCAGGGGCGCGACAGGCGCATTCGCGTCGGCGGCGGACGGCAAGGTCTGCTGCGCTTGCGCGCAAGCGAGCAGCGGCACGCCAGCTGCGAACAGCAGCAGGTCTGAAAATTTCATGGTTTGTTTCGTGTTGATTGAGGGCCGCACCAGGCAGCCCGGATGCGCGCCGTCAGCGCGCGCGGAAAAATCAAACGAGATCGAGGCGTGGTGGTCGCTCGAGGGCGGGAGGGACGAAGGACGTCATCGCGGCTTCCGCAAGAGCGTGCAGCGAGGAAGAGAACGGCGGTGCGTGGAAGGTCGGCAGTAGTGCCGGAGGCGCGGCGGCGCCAACGCAGCAACTTGCACAAGCGGCGCACTTGGCGTGTGACGAAACCGCTGTCTTCGAGCCAGCCTCGGTGCAGTGCTCTCCGTCCGCTTGCGCGGCGGCCCGATGGTGTTGGTGGCCGGTCATGACCACTGTTTCGTGCACGGCCTGTTCAGGCTGCCCGACCGCCATCGCAGCGCCGCCCTGCAGGGACAGCACCGTGATCGAAAGCCACAGCAGAAGGCGAAAGATCGTGCGCATCATCCAAACATGGTACCGCAAATCAAGAGAATGCATCAAGGCAGCGCTTTTGGCGCTTCGGACCGGATAAGACCAGCAAGGCCCTGCAGGCGTCAACTGCACTTGGGACTAGTCAGGACATCAACAATGGTTGGGTTATATCGTTATTCGGGTTTGTTCACACAGCGAGGCTGTCATGCCGAAAATCACCATTCTCGAAAAGACGAATCTGCAGGAAGACTGTTGGCACTCGATGTTGATCTCCCTGTTGAGGGGCCTCGCAGCGCTGGTGGTGGCCGCAGCACATCTGCGTGCCCAGATGTATCCCGGCTTCGGCACAGTAACGAAGCCCCCGTTGCTGTTTCAGGGCCTAGCGTTCGGCGCCGGATTCGCTTACCTTGCCGTGATCGTCTTTTTCGTGCTCAGTGGCTGGCTGGTCGGCGGAAGCTTTCTCAACAAGCTGGACGCGGACCGCGCGTTTCAGAATTACACGATCGACCGGGTCTCGCGGCTGTGGGTCGTGCTTGTGCCGACTTTCCTGATCGTGTTGCTTGCAGGTGCTGTCGTCGGCGCCCTCGATACGGCGCGCGTGTCGTTTTCGACGTCCGAGCCGTACTCGATGAGCGCGTTTTTCGGGAACATGATTGGCCTGCAAACGCTCATCGTCCCCCCGTTCGGCGGCAACTTTCCGTTATGGAGCCTGGCCAATGAGACCTGGTACTACGTGCTGTTCCCGCTCTTGGTGCTGGTGTTTCGGGGCAGGACAATCGCGACGCGGGCGGCGGCAGTGTTGGCGATCGGCGCCATCTTCCAGTTGGTGCACGGCAGCATATTGATTTATTTTTCGATATGGCTGTTAGGCGCGGCGTTCTCACGGGTGAAGATCGAGGCGGGTCCGCTCTGGCGCTGGTCCTTGCTGTTCCTGTTTGTCGGCAGCGCCGTCGTCATCCGGCTGAAGGGTAAAACCGACATCACGCCGGAAGGCTTTCCGCAATATCTAGTTTTCAGCCTGCTGCTCGTACTGTTCCTGTCGAGCATGCAGTTCAAGCGCCGCTTGGGGCCCAAGCTGGACTGGCTGGACCGGACGGGACGGTTCTTCGCGAACTTTTCATTCACCTTGTACGTGCTGCACGTGCCACTGATCCTGTTGATGGGGCATCTGCTCGCGTCGATGTTGGGTCTCGGCCAGCTCTCGCCCTACCGGTTGTCCCATTACCTCATGTATGGCGGCATGTATCTGGTACTCGTTGTCGGCGCTTACCTGTTCTATCTGCCTTTTGAGTCGAACACGCCGCGTGTGCGTCAGTGGCTGAAGATGCAGCTATTTGCACGTGTTCGTGCAGTTCGGACGTGATTGGGAATCTAGTTGCCGGCCATGACGACAAAGTATCGAGGTAGGACTGCCGAAAATCTTGAGGTGCTTACCCATCTCTGGTGTAATGTCAGGCTTGTAATTTCGGTCTATAAGGAGCCTCGATGCGCCGACTGTTCTGCCTCGCGTTTTTTGCTGTGACATCACTTCCCGTCTTCGCCGCCAGTCCGACCGAGGTCGTTGGGGAGTACCATGCAGCGGTCGCCAGCGGTGATACCGCAAAGGCGCTGTCGCTACTCAGTCCCGCAGTCCAGATCTTCGAGAGTGGCCATGTCGAGCAGTCCAAGGACGAATACGCAGGGCACCATCTTCCCGCCGATGTCGCTTTCGCAAAAAACACAAGCCGGAAGGTGGTGAAAGGAAGCGAGCGGATAGGTGGCGACATGGCCGTCGTCATCCAGGAAACCGAGACGCAAGGCACGTATAAAGGTTCGGCGGTTCGCCTAATCGGGACCGAAACCGCAGTCTTGGAAAAGAAAGGTGAGGGATGGGTCGTTACGCATTTCCACTGGTCGTCCCGGAAAGTGAAGTAGAAGAGTTGCTGCAACGGCACGGGTAGCTTTCGCGTTACCTTTCATGGTGCTCGAGCTTGCTTCAACGCTCAGCGACGTGTTCACTTCTGGGACCGTCTGACGAAGAGGTTTCGCCCAGTTGTTTGAGGATTTCACACCGCGCAGCGGGACGCGCAGAATCGCATTGCCTACGCAGTTCGGAAAGCTCGGCATGCAGGGTACGAAGGTCTGCAATCTGCCGGTCGATCTCAAGAATATGCTGGTCGACCAAATCGTTCACTCCGCCGCATGTCATGTCCGGCCGATCCTGAAAACCTAGCAGAGTCTGCACTTCATCCAACGATATTCCTAGCGCGCGACAACGGCGGATGAAGTGCAAACGATCAGCATGGCTGGCGTCGTACAAGCGGTAGTTCGCATGCGACCTGATCGGCGCCGGCATTAGCCCCTTTTGCTCATAGAATCGAATCGTCTCGGGTTGGCAGGCCGCGAGCTTCGCCAGTTCGCCAATTCGCATGTTCATTTTTACACCTCATGTTAGGCCCTCGAGTAGCCATAAGGATTCGAGTTCGTTCTTTCGCCTTCCTGCCACAGGAAGCAATCACGGCTTACGAATTCAGCGCAGTTGGAGGATCCTACGCGCCCCATTGAGGACCACCAAGCCGATGATAATACCGATGACCAGGTCCGGATAAGGCGAACCGGTCCAATTCACCAGTACACCGGCCACGATCACTCCAAGGTTGGCCACAACGTCGTTCGCGGAGAAAATATAGCTTGCCTTCATGTGGGCGCCGCTGTCGCGCTTTTTGGTAATAAGTACAAGACAGCTCACGTTTGCCGCCAGGGCGAGCAGGCCAATACCCACCATCAGGAGCGATTGCGGTTCGCTGCCGTACACGAAGCGCCGGACGACCTCGCTGAGCGCTCCGATCGCCAAAGCCATCTGCAACCACCCGGCAATATGAGCGGACCGCGTCTTCAGATGCGCCGCACGGCCGACTGCATACAGCGCCAGTCCATAGACTGCAGCGTCGGCGAACATATCTAACGAGTCGGCAACCAGGCCCGCCGACTGTGCGATCCACCCGACGAGCAGCTCGACAAAAAACATGACGCCGTTGATCGCCAGGAGCAGGCGCAGAGTCCGCGCCTCCGCCCCATCCTCGTCGCTTGAATGCCGTGAGTGATCCGGATCGGTGGTCGCCGCGCTCGAACTGCGCAGGCTGGCGCCCAGCCTGAGGGGCAGGAGCAGTTCGAGCACGTGCTCGGCCGATCCGGTATGCATCACCTTCAGCTCCCTGTTCGGCAAATCGAACGACATCGACAGTACGTGGAGGTCATCGTTGCACGCCATCCTGATGAGGTTCTCTTCGGATGCGCAGTCCATCTTGGGAATGGTGAACACGCTTTCCCATCGTGGCCCTTCCGAGGACGAACTTTCAGGAGTCAAAGCTGGTTGTGAAGCCTTGAGTACAGCGCCCAGGTTCAGCGGGCGCAGCCGACTCAATATCGTTTCCGCTTCACCCAGATGTACCACCGTAAGTTCCTGTTTGGATAGATCGAACATTAACGATCGAATGCCAGAACGGTTGCCAAGTGCCATGCGGATCAAGTTTTCTTCGGATGGGCAATCCATCTTGGGAATGGAAAAAGTGCTTTCCAAGTAGGTCATCGTAACGCTGGACATAGCTTGCTATTGATTCATGTAGGTTATCTGGATGTCGAGCTTACGTGATTGCAGATTCCGAGTGCGTGCACGAAGCCGTCCTCATTTTTACGAGACTGACGTTCTACCTCTCTCCGTCATGGCAGACGTGTTCGTCGGCCGTGCGAAGCGAGCACAAAGGGCAGGAAGGACGAACAGAGTCAGCAAGGTGGCCGAAATCAACCCGCCAATGACCACTGTTGCCAGCGGACGTTGAACCTCCGCTCCAGCGCCTGTCGCCAGGGCCATCGGTACGAATCCCAAGGACGCTACCAGGGCAGTCATCATGACCGGACGCAGGCGCCGCACCGCGCCTTCGCGTACTGCGCGCTCCCAAGGCATGCGTGTCGCGAGATCGTCGATCGCGCTCACCATCACCAAGCCGTTGAGCACTGCCACACCCGACAGGGCAATGAAACCCACGGCCGCAGTGATAGAGAACGGAAGTCCACGCAGCCATAGGGCAGCCACACCGCCGACCAGGGCCAACGGTACTCCAGTGAAAATGATCGCGGTCTTGCGCCAGGAGCCCACCGCCGAGTACAACAGCGACAGGATCAAGACGAAACAAAGCGGCACGACGATCGCGAGGCGGGATCGTGCGCGCTCCAGGTTCTCGAACTGGCCACCCCATTCGAGCCAGGTACCGGCCGGTAACCGCACCTGCGACGCGATGCGCGCCTGCGCTTCCTGCACCACGCCGGCGATGTCACGACCGCGAACGTTGGCTTGCACAACCACGCGGCGCTTGCCGTTCTCGCGGCTGATCTGATTGGGTCCCTTGGCTGC
This genomic stretch from Massilia putida harbors:
- a CDS encoding DUF305 domain-containing protein, whose translation is MQDSPAPHRSNTMATMKYTTFAQMIAAGTIIMFGLMYLNVYSDDHIFFSETRAFMALIMGATMAIVMLAFMWKMYPNKGVNVGILIGSLVVFLGALWLVRSQATVGDVAYMRAMIPHHSIAILTSERANITDPRVRKLADGIIAAQKKEIGEMKEYIRDLERKN
- a CDS encoding copper oxidase — its product is MISRRDFFKGAGAVAVSTAAVSRVGAASLPEAMVMDNAKTHVPPPPATGRPFNPVVTLNGWSLPWRMNNGVKEFHLVAEPVVREFAPGMKVNLWGYNGQSPGPTIEVVEGDRVRIFVTNKLPEHTSVHWHGQRLPNGMDGVTGLTQPGIAPGKTFVYEFVAKRPGTFMYHPHADEMTQMAMGMMGFWVTHPKDIGRFAVDRDFVFLLSAYDIEPGSYTPKVNTMLDHNLWTFNSRVFPGIDTMPVRQGDRVRIRVGNLTMTNHPIHVHGHEFEVTGTDGGWTPPGSRWPEVTTDVAVGQMRAIEFIATDPGDWAFHCHKSHHTMNAMGHNVPTLIGVDHRGIAEKINKIVPDYMVMGDKGGSMGGMEMPIPENTLPMMTGDGPFGGVEMGGMFTVLKVRKDQKRGDYSDPGWYKHPAGTVAYEWTGQLPEPARSSDAGRSLMPATSKPDVELQVRKPSGHAEH
- a CDS encoding TolC family protein, producing the protein MNSPVRPGLRRLAVAVSAALLAGCASFSQDGGLDDVVRMTQERIAQPAPLKRDQDSRAEVTALLSKPLTADAAVRIALLNNQGLQAFFAELAIAEVDFVQAGRLPNPGFSFGRVRGGGETEIDRGLSFDLAALVTLPARTRIERRRFEQAKLQAAMQAVNLAADTRKAYYSAVAAAQAAAFAEKVRGSAEAAAELAARMRATGNWSTLDAARERAFYQDALTQQAQSRLQATTAREELVRLLGLWGPSLAFTLPDRLPDLPAQPDQPANAEATALLQRLDVLIARQDAQATAQALGLTKTTGFINVFDAGYANKSTTGAPRENGYEVSLELPLFDWGGARVARAQARYMQAVHRTGDIAVKARSEVRQAYASYRTAYDIARHYRDGVVPLRKQIADEVLLRYNGMLASTFELLAESREQLAAVNASIAAQRDFWIADTNLQTAMNAGGNTDSRTAQ
- a CDS encoding acyltransferase family protein codes for the protein MPKITILEKTNLQEDCWHSMLISLLRGLAALVVAAAHLRAQMYPGFGTVTKPPLLFQGLAFGAGFAYLAVIVFFVLSGWLVGGSFLNKLDADRAFQNYTIDRVSRLWVVLVPTFLIVLLAGAVVGALDTARVSFSTSEPYSMSAFFGNMIGLQTLIVPPFGGNFPLWSLANETWYYVLFPLLVLVFRGRTIATRAAAVLAIGAIFQLVHGSILIYFSIWLLGAAFSRVKIEAGPLWRWSLLFLFVGSAVVIRLKGKTDITPEGFPQYLVFSLLLVLFLSSMQFKRRLGPKLDWLDRTGRFFANFSFTLYVLHVPLILLMGHLLASMLGLGQLSPYRLSHYLMYGGMYLVLVVGAYLFYLPFESNTPRVRQWLKMQLFARVRAVRT
- a CDS encoding YybH family protein, whose product is MRRLFCLAFFAVTSLPVFAASPTEVVGEYHAAVASGDTAKALSLLSPAVQIFESGHVEQSKDEYAGHHLPADVAFAKNTSRKVVKGSERIGGDMAVVIQETETQGTYKGSAVRLIGTETAVLEKKGEGWVVTHFHWSSRKVK
- the cadR gene encoding Cd(II)/Pb(II)-responsive transcriptional regulator; protein product: MNMRIGELAKLAACQPETIRFYEQKGLMPAPIRSHANYRLYDASHADRLHFIRRCRALGISLDEVQTLLGFQDRPDMTCGGVNDLVDQHILEIDRQIADLRTLHAELSELRRQCDSARPAARCEILKQLGETSSSDGPRSEHVAER
- a CDS encoding cation transporter, whose amino-acid sequence is MTYLESTFSIPKMDCPSEENLIRMALGNRSGIRSLMFDLSKQELTVVHLGEAETILSRLRPLNLGAVLKASQPALTPESSSSEGPRWESVFTIPKMDCASEENLIRMACNDDLHVLSMSFDLPNRELKVMHTGSAEHVLELLLPLRLGASLRSSSAATTDPDHSRHSSDEDGAEARTLRLLLAINGVMFFVELLVGWIAQSAGLVADSLDMFADAAVYGLALYAVGRAAHLKTRSAHIAGWLQMALAIGALSEVVRRFVYGSEPQSLLMVGIGLLALAANVSCLVLITKKRDSGAHMKASYIFSANDVVANLGVIVAGVLVNWTGSPYPDLVIGIIIGLVVLNGARRILQLR